The genomic interval GCCAGTTGGTTTTACCGAAGGCTGAACGTGTGCTGTTTGAGATATTGGAGCTTTTGCTATGATGATTTCAGGTTGGGTGTTTGATTCAATTTGAACTGTTGTTGGTGTTTGTAATCTTTGTTGAGCTTCAAATTCTGCTTTCGCTTTCACTTCAGCTTCTTTTTTTGCTTTTTCTACGAGTTTTTGTTCCAATTCTCCAAAGCGTTTGATTTCGCTTTTGATCATTGACTGAAGCTTTTGTTGGTAGATTTCTTCATCATCAACTTTTAAAAAGCTTTCAATGTTTTGTCTAACAAGTGGTGCCTCAAGGCCTGCTTTATAGCAAGTACCTTCAAGGGTATTGAGCCTAAGTTCAACTTTTTCTTGAAAGCGTTTGCACTCAAGCGCACGAGCTTCAACAGAACCTTTCGCTGCTGGTTTGATTCCTGAATTTGTCTTATTTGAGACAATTGCAAGATCAGCGACTTTCGCTATTTGAAACTCTTCTTTAACATCGAATTTATGATACGCTGTTTTTAAAGCACTTTCTAAAAGAGATAAACACTCTTTTCGAGTACGTGCATTAAAAACTTCAATTTGATTCAACAGAAACGTGCGTTTTTCATCAATGAGACTAACAAGTTCTTTGCATTGAGCACCGAAAACATCAATTGGAGCAGATACAATCTTTACGGTATTTTTTCTGGTTTCATCAACTTTTTCAGAAAGCTGATTTAAGGTTGTTGCCATTTTTTTAGCAGCAGCCATATTTTCCAAGGTAACGGTTACTTCATACTCTTTCAATCCAGCCACAACATGCGCTTTGATTGTGTCGAAATTTGAAGCAATTTTAGGTAATTGTGTTTTAATATCAATCATTGATATTAATTGTTCTGTAGTTATTGGTTGATCTTCAGCAACAACTTCTGATGGTGTAACCTCTTCATCATTCAATAAACTTCGAGTATTCTCTGAACTTGACATTTTTGACCTCTTTCTTTTTTCTTGAAGTCAAAAGGACATACTTTTCCCTATCAAAGGGAAGAATATATCCCTTTGACGGGTTTAATTATCAGACATTATTCACCAAAAGGATTTTTTTCATCGTCCTCATCAAGTGGTGGAATGCCTTCAAATAAAGCAGTTTGTGTAGGTTTTTCCTCTTTTGGAGGTAATGTAGGATTTAGAAACGCTTTGATTTGGTTCATCAAAGTTTCCCTATTATCAGGACTGATGATATCTTCGACTTTTTTCAAATCGCTTAAATCACCGAATGTTTTTTCGACAAATCTTCCAGCCTCTTCAGTCGTGATACCATTACCAAGTAACAGTTTCATCAAATCCGATTTTGGGCTTGTCTTTTTAGATGTTTTTTCTGGCTTAGTTGGTTTAGGAGCAATAGGCGTTTCTTCAATAGGCTTTGGCAAAATTTCAGCATCAAGCATATCGCTTTCTGTAACAGTGATCTTCCACACACCATCATGATGGTTAAAACCAGTGGATTTTAATACTGCGGAATGCGCATAGGCCTTCTGGACTGTAATAGTGTCACCATTAATCGTATACTCAATCCCAAGCGAGCTAAGCGCGTCAATGACTTTCGCTTTATCTTTTTTCAATGACTGAATAGGTAAAGAAGCATTTTCGCCATCAAGGAATCCAGCATCAACTGACATAAGCCCATCAAGACCATAAACGGCATCAAGTAGCTGAAATTCTGCTACCTTCTCAACCATTACAGTAGGCATACCTTTCCAAAATTGTGTAACTTCACCTTTTTTAGTGGTTTGTTTGTAAACGCTGTATGCCGCCTCTTTACGAACTTTTTTGCCTTCGATTTCAAGCTCAGCCCAACCAACCAGATCTCTTTTCTCTTGCCATTCACCCTCAGGATCAAGGTAAGGGAAAAGTTTAATAGTGTATCCAGTAGTAGGAGGAACAGTCATCCCTTTTCTTCTTGCGATAGTGCGCGCACCTCTTCGCCCAATCATAGGATCGTGTTTAGTCACCCATTGATCTGGTTGTCCATATTCAGCAATATTCTGCTTTCTTGGAACAAAATAGATCTCTTTAATGATCGGATTTAATTGTGCTTGCTTCGCAATTTCCAAACAATACATCAAATCTCCATCAGTGATTCCTGGTGCAATTTGAGTTTTGAGGATGCTCATTTGTTCTATCGTGAGCGCTGCTGCACTAAATGGCGATCTTACAACCGCAACTTGAGCTTGTGTTCCATCATCTAATTGATTTTTTGACATATTTTCTCCTTTTTCGTTCCATTCAACCAATATGTCGATATTGAATAAAACGTGATTTTTTGGATTTTTAATGGCTCCATTAAACCGACAGGAGAAAACAGACAGAGGTATGGCTGGTAAGCCGATACAACTGAGATTGCTCTCATATCGGCTTAGTGCAGCCATTAAAATTAATAAGTTGAAAGAGGGAAGCCTTTTTTTCGTATGAATACGAATCCCTCTTGAAATTCTATGAGTCTCATGCTAAAATAGCATTAGATTTTGGGATCAAAGTAAACCCCATCCTCGAAGAGGATGAGGAATCATTAAAGAGCGGGCTAGGCTAATTTAATGATGATTACGACTCTGATCCCAAAAGCGTTAAACTCAACTTTTATCTTCTTACTGCTCATTTTCCACACTTCCTTTCAAACAAAAGTACCTCATTTGCACATAGCATGATTTTGGAATAATCATTTGGGTTTAACTATGATTTTTCTGAGATTTTTGTTTTATGATATGTAGTTTCCAGCTAC from Sulfurospirillum multivorans DSM 12446 carries:
- a CDS encoding DUF1351 domain-containing protein → MSSSENTRSLLNDEEVTPSEVVAEDQPITTEQLISMIDIKTQLPKIASNFDTIKAHVVAGLKEYEVTVTLENMAAAKKMATTLNQLSEKVDETRKNTVKIVSAPIDVFGAQCKELVSLIDEKRTFLLNQIEVFNARTRKECLSLLESALKTAYHKFDVKEEFQIAKVADLAIVSNKTNSGIKPAAKGSVEARALECKRFQEKVELRLNTLEGTCYKAGLEAPLVRQNIESFLKVDDEEIYQQKLQSMIKSEIKRFGELEQKLVEKAKKEAEVKAKAEFEAQQRLQTPTTVQIESNTQPEIIIAKAPISQTAHVQPSVKPTGNQKTYVVTAVFEVTTDESEEQKLAGYLLQKFEQAHIKNMPTITIVEKGVKKAPETEQDSRSKREEGSLF
- a CDS encoding recombinase RecT, with amino-acid sequence MSKNQLDDGTQAQVAVVRSPFSAAALTIEQMSILKTQIAPGITDGDLMYCLEIAKQAQLNPIIKEIYFVPRKQNIAEYGQPDQWVTKHDPMIGRRGARTIARRKGMTVPPTTGYTIKLFPYLDPEGEWQEKRDLVGWAELEIEGKKVRKEAAYSVYKQTTKKGEVTQFWKGMPTVMVEKVAEFQLLDAVYGLDGLMSVDAGFLDGENASLPIQSLKKDKAKVIDALSSLGIEYTINGDTITVQKAYAHSAVLKSTGFNHHDGVWKITVTESDMLDAEILPKPIEETPIAPKPTKPEKTSKKTSPKSDLMKLLLGNGITTEEAGRFVEKTFGDLSDLKKVEDIISPDNRETLMNQIKAFLNPTLPPKEEKPTQTALFEGIPPLDEDDEKNPFGE